TCATTTTTTCAGCAGATTGGGGGAGCTGGGGGCGCTGGCATGGCCCCCCAGCATTGGCACCACCATGAGGTAGTTAGATGGGGCGTACCCCCTCTGGCCCCGTGCCTCCACCAGGCTCCATTCGGGGCTCCCTCGTTTGTCATGGTGCTCCAGCACTTTCACCGGCTCACCAGCCTGCAGGCTTAACTCGTGGGAGCCCCGCGCTGAGAAGTCGTAGCCCGCTAACACCTGCAGGAGGGAAGGAAGAAAACGTACACGTGCTGCATTGAACCTGTGATTCCAGATACATGCAAATACTACATCAGTGTCATCTGTATCGTGAACAAGCAGATCACTGTGATTCCAGATACATGCAAATACTACATCAGTGTCATCTGTATCGTGAACAAGCAGATCACTGTGATTCCAGATAAATGCAAATACTACATCAGGGTCATCTGTATCATGAACAAGGCAATCACTGTGATGCACAGCCACTGTGTGTGCATGTAAACATGTCATTGTGACATACctgaaagacagacaggcagacaggcagataTCTGCATGTACAGTACCTCCATATTCTGATAATCTCAGTCCATAGCATTCATCAGTGGCTCTCTCGGTACTTTGACTGCTCCATTGCTCCACCTGCTGGCTTGTTGTGGGAATTTCTTAAACATGGTCTTGCTCCAGCACTTGTCTGATCTGCTGCGGGGCTCCACATTTTACTATGCAGTCCTTGGACCAGCACATCTAACATGCCTGGTGTGAAGCGCAGCTTTCTGGAGCTCGGGCTCTGAGCTGGATGCACCGAGGACACTAGGGCAGTCATGTCTCTATGATGTCACTGTGATTTCACTAACCTGGAAGCAGGGAGGGGCTGTAGTCCTGTCTGTCACTGTCATCTCAGTGTAGGAGTGTCTCCTGCACTCTGCACCGCCCACAACAGGAGATAAATACTGGGAAGAGGGGAACTgggagggagagatggagagggatgGAGAGCGGGAGCGGGACGGAGATGGGGAAAGGGAGGGGgccagtgccacctggtggtagGGTTTTAGTTTTCCAGCTGGGACGTACCCCCTTCGACCTGAAAGAGACCCCAACGGGATACAGTCCAACAAAACCACTGGCGATCCTTCAGTCTGTATTAGAAATGCaccaaataaataaaggaatatgaaacattttatattgtattataccATACAGGATATACCAGTACCTCCAGCCTCCACCAGCCACCGGTGCTGGTCTCCGCGTGTGTCCATCTCTTGCAGGACCCCCACCAGCTCCCCCCTCGGCAGGGTCAGGTCCAGCTCGCGGCTGCCCCCCACGTTGCTGCTCACTTGGTAGATGCGCTCCGGTCTGTACTTCAGGGAGAGCGCTCTCAGACGCTGCTGGCTGGAGGGACTCAGGGGCTGGaaggagagcaggagaggagTTACAGCTGAACGCCATGACCACAACATCTAAGCCACTCAGTCACAGAAAGAAGAGCTGTTTAATGGAGTCACAATCCTACTTCAGGCTGTCCTTGGAAAACAAATCCAATACAAATGCAAAGCAGGAGCACGGAAGAAGCAAGGCAAAATGCAAACTTCCCAGCGCAGTATTTATTTAGTAAGTGCTTCTTTACCATTGCTATTGGGGTGTTGAGATGTTCTCCGATGCTCTGGCTGGCACTCTGCACCTTCTGGGTCCCTTCTTGGATGGCATCTCCCACCCAGCGCCAGAAAGCACTGGGGGGCAGGTGGCTGTGAGGGAGCTGAGGGGAGCACAGATTGCAGCATGAGGAACCGCGGGAACTGGTAAGAGGTACAGTTTGGGGAAATGGTCCCCCAATCCCGTGATAATAATTACAGTTTTTCAACGTGTTTGAATTCTGCAACGGTTACCAAGCAGATATTCCTGTTCATAATACACAGAGTTACAGTGCTGTAAGTCAAGCATCACAAAGACAAAATCATATATTCTGCTAGTTAGCATGTTCTCTGTGAAAATCAGGAGGACACACCCCAttgactatctgcaccacacatcaaaatgatctgaattcacttcaagacatttcacacctgaaagaaacagAGACATGCGATATGAACATGTCTATGATAGCTGACTTATTGGAGCCCCTGCAGTCTGTCCCATGCTGGTCCAGGGCACACCTGTTGCAGGTACCCCTGGCTGAGCCGCTCCACCTCTGCAGCCAGGTCCCTCTGTATGCAGCTGAAGGCCCCCAGGGTGTTCAGGAGGAGCTGGGTGCCGGTGGCGTTGAGGCGTGGGAGCTCGGACAGTAGCAGCGCATTGAGGGCCTGGTAAGTGTTTGCGACCTCCTGCTCCTCGTAGCTCACGGAGCCCGACCGACGCTTCTCCTCGATCTGCTCGAAGTCCAGCAGCTTGTGCAGGCGTTTCCGGATCAGGTTACGAGGGCCGGCCATCAGCTCTCTGAGCGTGCAGAGTGGCCTGAACACCAGGGCCTCCAGCCTCCGCCTCTggaaagagaaagggagagagaggggggcagaGAGAGGGATAGGCTGCGTCTGTCATCTGTTCCGGATAGAGTGACAGGGTTTGGAAATCATTACTCACGAACGTGGGGTATATCCACTGGTGCATTGCTTCTGAAATCTCCTTATAGCACCTGACAGCCTCTTCATTTTCAATGTCCAAATCCCGCTCGTGTGGTCTACTTCTGAGGAAATCcttgagcgagagagagagaaagagagagagagagagagagagagatgattaCCTCACCCTTCCTCCTGTAATCAGGGAGCATGGCCAAGTTGTAAGAGATTAGAAagagtgtgtgtgcttttcttttgtGATACTTCTTCAAATACGCAACCTGTATACCCAAGACCTATAAGTATTCAAGCAATCAATGTGTTGCAGCTCTCTGAGCTCCTCGACTCAACGAAGCCGCCACACAGAACGAGGAAGGCACTTCTTCAAGAGCAGCTGCTTTGCCTCATTGTCACCCAATTacaacaattacaattacaattacaattacaagaaGAACAATTACAGGAACAGAACAAGCCAAGTCACACAAACACTCACTGGTTTAGTTGCATGCTTGGGCATTCAGAATCCACTTTTCTTAATCGTCATGCTTGGGAGAATCAAAGGTAACGGCCTTTATTGCCCAAGCAATGCCTGGGTGAGCTGAAGGCTTGGCAGGCAGGTGCAGTGGAGAAGCCAAAACCAAACTGAAACAAGAACTCCCTGCTGTACATTACATTATAGCTTCTAAAACCCGACCACAACACAAAGCTGAAACAAGAACTCCCTGCAGCATATACAGTCTCCATATTAAAAAGGTCTTCTCTTTGGGATTCCGCAGTCATGTAAATGAGAACTGATTATCTATTTGAACTGTGTTTTGCAGTATAACTGCAGCGATGGTGAGAGTAACCCTTACCTCTAAATGCTTCAGATAGACGGCCACGTTCTCCTGCAGGTCTGCGACCCCCTTTTCCAGGACACACATATATTCTTCCAGGGAGTCGAACTCTTTGTCTTCTGTCTAGAATCATAGAAAGGTTTGAGTAACATTTACCATTTACTTGCTTACTTGTGTAATCAAACCCTGTGTTTCAGGtatctaactttttttttgaaaaagaaagacCACTGAGATTAAGAAAGGTTTGGATTTATTTGTGAACAGCTCTGCACATCTTTAAACAATGTAATCTTTAAATGTACACAGAAAGGTTTCCCCATTTATAGCCTTGCTGGCCTGATTTATTTCTGATTTGCTATCTTTACTGGGtgtgttttttcctttctgaaataaaataaatacacaaatgacGATTTAGAGTTCAGGGATTTGAGAATCAAGCCCAgtctataaaaacacaaaatgaattaTAATGACATAGACGAGATGCTTTAGCCGAGCCCCCGTCCCACTTCATAAacaccactgcagagcagcacagcgaGAGAGCCCCCGTCCCACTTCATAAacaccactgcagagcagcacagcgaGAGAGCCCCCGTCCCACTTCATAAacaccactgcagagcagcacagcaaGAGAGCCCCCATCCCACTTCATAAacaccactgcagagcagcacagcgaGAGAGCTCCCGTCCCACTTCATAAacaccactgcagagcagcacagcgaGAGAGCTCCCGTCCCACTTCATAAacaccactgcagagcagcacagcaaGAGAGCCCCCATCCCACTTCATAAacaccactgcagagcagcacagcgaGAGAGCTCCCGTCCCACTTCATAAacaccactgcagagcagcacagcgaGAGAGCCCCCGTCCCACTTCATAAacaccactgcagagcagcacagcaaGAGAGCCCCCGTCCCACTTCATAAacaccactgcagagcagcacagcgaGAGAGCTCCCGTCCCACTTCATAAacaccactgcagagcagcacagcaaGAGAGCCCCCGTCCCACTTCATAAacaccactgcagagcagcacagcgaGAGAGCCCCCGTCCCACTTCATAAacaccactgcagagcagcacagcgaGAGAGCCCCCGTCCCACTTTATAAacaccactgcagagcagcacagcgaGAGAGCCCCCGTCCCACTTCATAAacaccactgcagagcagcacagcgaGAGAGCACCCATCCCACTTCATAAacaccactgcagagcagcacagcgaGAGAGCCCCCGTCCCACTTCATAAACACCACTGCAGAGAAGCACAGCAAGAGAGCCCCCGTCCCACTTCATAAacaccactgcagagcagcacagcgaGAGAGCTCCCGTCCCACTTCATAAacaccactgcagagcagcacagcgaGAGAGCTCTCGTCCTACTTCATAAacaccactgcagagcagcacagcgaGAGAGCCCCCGCCCCACTTCATAAacaccactgcagagcagcacagcgaGAGAGCTCCCGTCCCACTTCATAAacaccactgcagagcagcacagcgaGAGAGCCCCCGCCCCACTTCATAAacaccactgcagagcagcacagcgaGAGAGCCCCCGTCCCACTTCATAAacaccactgcagagcagcacagcgaGAGAGCTCCCGTCCCACTTCATAAacaccactgcagagcagcacagcgaGAGAGCCCCCGTCCCACTTCATAAACACCACTGCAGAGAAGCACAGCAAGAGAGCCCCCGTCCCACTTCATAAacaccactgcagagcagcacagcgaGAGAGCTCCCGTCCCACTTCATAAacaccactgcagagcagcacagcgaGAGAGCTCTCGTCCTACTTCATAAacaccactgcagagcagcacagcgaGAGAGCCCCCGCCCCACTTCATAAacaccactgcagagcagcacagcgaGAGAGCTCCCGTCCCACTTCATAAacaccactgcagagcagcacagcgaGAGAGCCCCCGTCCCACTTCATAAacaccactgcagagcagcacagcgaGAGAGCCCCCGCCCCACTTCATAAacaccactgcagagcagcacagcgaGAGAGCCCCCGTCCCACTTCATAAacaccactgcagagcagcacagcaaGGCGTTTGATTAGAAAGCTTACCTTGGGTACGATGCCAGCTTCATGCTTCATCATCTGGCTCAGCCTGGCTGTCTTCTTGGCGATACTGTGCTTGTTGATCCGGCACAGTCTGTCCATGATTGTAAGGCTCTCCATTTTCTTGTATTTGTCGGCTGCAAGGATTACAAGTCAGGAAAGTCACATGTGTTTGTGATAAAGATCTAGACTGGAATAGCCTTCAATGAATGGTACTGAGGACCAGTGCTTTAGCGCATGATTGAAAGAAGTAAAGATCTAAAGATCTAAAGAATGAAAGGTGTGGAGGCCTCATCCTTACCCACTTCCTTAAGGCGCTTGTACTCGTTGATGCGGACGTTGAGCTCCACAGTGGCAGTCGCAGCCTCTTGCAGGCGCTGGTAGCCGGGGTGAGAGGGCTCTGTGTTCTTCAGCACAttctgcaggagcagcgggtagcgGGCAATCCTCTGGACTGGCATCACCATGAAGAAGGATAGGCTCGAGGCATTGGTGTGGGGTCTGGAGGGGGCACACAAACGGAAATGGAGTCATTGAGTCACAGGAGAGACGGTTCCGAGGTTACTAGGATTTCCAAGGTTACTCAAGAGCAGTGTTATAGTCATAGCCGGTGAGGATCCTCAAGACAAAACCAACCACAGTTTAACTGCTGAATAAAATCCACAGAAGAGGAACTTCAGGATGGAGCTAGACTGCAGCTCAGGAGTTTCTGAAACTGCAGTATCCTTTGAGCTATTTAATAACACAGTTAAGCTGAAGTTTTAGTGTAGCGATAGCCTAAGCCTGGAACAGCCTCTACCTGAGCCTTGCTTTCTCTGAGATGTGTATCTCCAAGAGTGAACGGGACACTCAGTTTCCCCAGCCCTGTTTATCCATGTGCAAGTCAGTTATGAAGTAATACAAAGCCCTGCTAGAGATGCAGTTAAACACAATAACCTACGCCACAGTCTTTATCGTTTGTATGATCTCCTGCCAGAGTCCCTCGCTCTGCTTGTAGCTGGACTCCAGTGCAAGCGTGTTGGTGTAGCTGGCACAATACTCCTTGTAAACACTCTCCAAGTCTTCTCTCAGGCCCAGAAATGCTTCGCCTATATAAAACACAGGAAGACACTGTAGGATTTTTGGCAATATACTGTTCAACATATTGTCTCATCAAGATTACCGTCCTTACTGCAACACTGCTTGTTTTCTGTTCCTCTAATAGCCATTTATTTCAATTGAGGGCCTACgaattgttgcaggagggagcatgatttAGATGCACTGTATGTTGCACACAAGCCAAATACTCCGTCTCTTGGGTGCAAGTTGACACATTTTTCTCTGCGACTGTATATTCCCCTTCTATTTATTGCTGTTCTATGGTGAGTGCACAACATTATTCTGAACGATGTAGGCAATGCCAGCTGAAATCCCTGTGGCCCCAAGCTGCAGCAGaaccctcacccccacccccacacaccctcaccctcaccctcaccttcAACCCCacactcaccctcaccctcaccctcaccctaaccaTCACCCTCACACTCACCCTCACCCTAAcactcacccccacccccacacaccctcaccctcaccctcaccttcAACCCCACACTCACCCTAACccccaccctcaccctcaccctcaccctcaccctcgcTGCAGCGGAACAGAGATGCATGGGAGTATAAGTTTAGGTGGCTTTACCAATGCAGCCGAGGAACTGTGGGTCTGTGTGGGCAGTCCTCTCTAGGAGGCTCAGCAATCGGATGGAGACATCAATCACGTCAGCGATGTTCGCAAACAGTCCTGCCAGGTCCACTGAGGGAAGCTGAAGGGGAAATGAGGAAATGTTTCAACTCCCCTCCCTCCTCAAGTCAAAACCTGAAAAGTGTTCTTAACTGGCTACAGATTAAATAACGTTTCCTAACATATCAATTGTCTCACCAGCACATGTAACCAACCCTAGGATTAGACTGTAATTACTCTGCTTTTATCCTTAAAGCAGCCTTCAACCAGTGTGTGCCCATACAGAGAGTCCTCATAATCACACCATTATCTAGAAACACATCTATGTAAAAACTGAGAGATTATCGGGTTATAGCCCAACACAACCAGGACACGTCTAGAGGAGGCTGTGATAAAAGTTTGTTGAAGATTTGCAAAAAGTTTGCAAAATAAAGGCAGTTGTCGTGTTCCCCATGTAGAGTGAAAGGCATACTGATGGACGGGCACACATAACCGCATAGGGGGGGTTCTCATTGAATGAGGACCCCAAAAAGAAACTGCTGACGTTTTTTATTCATTGAGATTCAGCACCTGCTTGAGCTGCAGGCTGCTTTGGATGTccagagtgcagagctgcagcatGTTCAGGTAGTTCCTTTCGGTGGACACCAGCTCCTCGACGGCGAGAAGCTGCTTCTGTTTCATTCTGTCAGGGATGGGGGCAGGTCCAGCGGGCTCCTCCTCTCTGGAGCTTTCCGTCTCGGGAGCGCTGCTCTCAGGATCACCCTCCATCTCGGCAGAGTCtgatagagggagagagaagaacACAGTGTAGCGCAGCACTGTGGCACAGATAGAGGCTATATCCCCATCCACAGTGTAGCGCAGCACTGTGGCACAGATAGAGGCTATATCCCCATCCACAGTGTAGCGCAGCACTGTGGCACAGATAGAGGCTATATCCCCATCCACAGTGTAGCGCAGCACTGTGGCACAGATAGAGTAAGAAGGATTTTATGATTTAGGTTTAGACAGCTGCTGTGCTGAAGGACTCAGCAGAAAGCAAATCATGCAGCGTTATTTAACAACTGCTATAATGGCCTAAACTCCCCTAAGCTGGCTCAAAATCTCCCGAAAGCATGTCAGATATAAACCATGGTATGCATTACGCATAACACAAACCACACCATACATTCTGCAACAGCTTAACACATATACAAAAATGGTGCGTGTAccaaaaaaacacaccaaaaaaaacacaatactgatTTGAAATCAGTTAAATGTACCGTATTTCCACCAGCTGAGGGAAACTCTGAAGGGAAAAGAAAAAgtgaaagcaaaaacaaaagcatgagAAGAAGAACGATCCGTGGGATAAGGAAATCAGGGAAAGGTAGAAAACACCAGAACGTGAGCAACGGGTGTgtcactgagtgtgtgtgtgtgtgagtgtgtgtgtgtgctctcgaAGCCTCCCTAGCAACAGCAGTGCCAGTTCGATTCACAACACACAGTCAGGCACCTGCAGCACAGCGACTCACATGTTCTATAAATCAGGGATCAGATATCTAATCCAGAGGCTGGATCACACAGAGAAAAAGGAAAAGCTTTACCTTCTGTCCCGATGGTGGTTCTGCTCTGAGCACTCAGTAAACAAGCTCACGCAGGGGCAGTGCTagccgacacacacacacaggcacacacaggcacacacacaggagagtcAGCTGTCCTGTTTGTCAGGGCAGAGTCAGGGACGGGCCGGCCAGCACAGACTCAGTAATGAAAGAGCTGATTGAGCTGAGGGGGATGATGTAAGCTGTGTGGAAACTGCTCGACTACAGCAGTGGACTTTCACTCTGGGGTCAGCTGGGTATGAGAGGGCAACCACTTTAGTAATTATAGAAGCATACAGCAGACGTGGAACTATGTGTACCGTAAGCATGGGCTCAGGTTGTTCTCCAATTCAAATGTGTTGTGCCATTGTTAAATGAATTCTGCAGAAACAGGCTCTGGTCTTGTACTTTCCCATACAGCAACACTGCTGCTATATCCCTGTTGATATAAGTTTAACGCCATCAGTTTGCACAGTCAGTAAATGTGCAGTTTCTTctgtgcatttctcatggttatactttgcatttctcattgtttttaaatgtgctttacaatgcttac
The window above is part of the Acipenser ruthenus chromosome 22, fAciRut3.2 maternal haplotype, whole genome shotgun sequence genome. Proteins encoded here:
- the LOC117413048 gene encoding rho guanine nucleotide exchange factor 37-like, which translates into the protein MEGDPESSAPETESSREEEPAGPAPIPDRMKQKQLLAVEELVSTERNYLNMLQLCTLDIQSSLQLKQLPSVDLAGLFANIADVIDVSIRLLSLLERTAHTDPQFLGCIGEAFLGLREDLESVYKEYCASYTNTLALESSYKQSEGLWQEIIQTIKTVAPHTNASSLSFFMVMPVQRIARYPLLLQNVLKNTEPSHPGYQRLQEAATATVELNVRINEYKRLKEVADKYKKMESLTIMDRLCRINKHSIAKKTARLSQMMKHEAGIVPKTEDKEFDSLEEYMCVLEKGVADLQENVAVYLKHLEDFLRSRPHERDLDIENEEAVRCYKEISEAMHQWIYPTFRRRLEALVFRPLCTLRELMAGPRNLIRKRLHKLLDFEQIEEKRRSGSVSYEEQEVANTYQALNALLLSELPRLNATGTQLLLNTLGAFSCIQRDLAAEVERLSQGYLQQLPHSHLPPSAFWRWVGDAIQEGTQKVQSASQSIGEHLNTPIAMPLSPSSQQRLRALSLKYRPERIYQVSSNVGGSRELDLTLPRGELVGVLQEMDTRGDQHRWLVEAGGRRGYVPAGKLKPYHQVALAPSLSPSPSRSRSPSLSISPSQFPSSQYLSPVVGGAECRRHSYTEMTVTDRTTAPPCFQVLAGYDFSARGSHELSLQAGEPVKVLEHHDKRGSPEWSLVEARGQRGYAPSNYLMVVPMLGGHASAPSSPNLLKK